One Cydia amplana chromosome 18, ilCydAmpl1.1, whole genome shotgun sequence DNA segment encodes these proteins:
- the LOC134656514 gene encoding small ribosomal subunit protein uS19, which yields MAEVDETLKKKRTFRKFTFRGVDLDQLLDMPNEQLMELMHARARRRFARGLKRKPMALVKKLRRAKKEAPPNEKPEIVKTHLRNMIIVPEMVGSIVGIYNGKTFNQVEIKPEMIGHYLGEFSVTYKPVKHGRPGIGATHSSRFIPLK from the exons ATGGCTGAG GTCGACGAAACTCTTAAGAAGAAGCGTACCTTCAGGAAGTTCACCTTCCGAGGGGTTGATCTCGATCAGCTTCTTGACATGCCCAA TGAGCAACTTATGGAGCTCATGCACGCCCGCGCCCGCAGGCGGTTCGCCCGTGGCCTGAAGCGCAAGCCGATGGCGCTGGTGAAGAAGCTGCGCCGCGCCAAGAAGGAGGCGCCGCCCAATGAGAAGCCCGAGATTGTCAAGACACATCTGCGCAACATGATCATTGTCCCAGAAATGGTTGGGTCCATTGTTGGTATCTACAACGGCAAGACCTTCAATCAG GTTGAAATCAAGCCTGAGATGATCGGCCACTACCTGGGAGAGTTCTCTGTCACATACAAGCCTGTCAAGCACGGTAGGCCCGGTATTGGTGCCACCCACAGCTCCAGGTTCATCCCGCTCAAGTAG
- the LOC134656564 gene encoding tRNA-uridine aminocarboxypropyltransferase 2, whose amino-acid sequence MEEEDVWEDLSNIPADPPHMRELCQNCKRPEVVCWCAALPPERLQPRSNIILLQHPAEEKRCLRTAPMLQLGLAENKCLIFKGKKFPQPRHDNLENILTQPNTILLYPSKTAIDINDLVNENDSYNLVLLDGTWPQAKAIYASSPILHNIRQVKLITSTVSSYIIRTQPTEGCLSTLETAAEALSQLEKDPKYRDQLVQPLHKLCQYQLDNGAVTHQSKEFLLKTRTYPKLIGKRLSRLLRSTNDTVLNLD is encoded by the exons ATGGAAGAAGAAGATGTATGGGAAGACCTCTCTAATATACCTGCAGATCCACCACATATGCGTGAATTATGTCAAAATTGCAA GAGGCCAGAAGTAGTGTGTTGGTGTGCAGCCCTTCCCCCTGAGAGGTTACAACCACGCAGCAACATCATTCTCCTGCAGCACCCTGCCGAGGAGAAACGCTGCCTCCGGACCGCCCCCATGCTCCAGCTGGGTTTAGCAGAAAACAAGTGCCTTATCTTCAAAGGAAAAAAGTTCCCACAACCAAGACATGACAACTTGGAAAACATCCTAACTCAACCTAATACAATATTACTCTATCCTAGCAAAACTGCTATTGATATAAATGACTTAGTTAATGAGAATGATTCATACAATCTTGTCCTGTTAGATGGTACCTGGCCCCAAGCTAAGGCTATCTATGCCTCCAGTcctattttacataatataaggcaggttaaattaataactagtaCAGTAAGTAGCTATATTATAAGAACGCAACCAACTGAAGGTTGTTTGAGTACACTGGAAACAGCAGCAGAGGCTTTGTCTCAATTGGAGAAGGATCCAAAATACAGAGATCAACTAGTACAACCTTTACATAAGCTGTGCCAATACCAGTTGGACAATGGCGCTGTTACTCACCAGTCAAAGGAGTTTCTATTGAAAACTAGAACATATCCTAAGTTGATAGGAAAACGATTATCTAGGCTATTAAGGTCTACAAATGATACTGTTCTAAATTTAGATTAA